A genomic region of Desulfosarcina ovata subsp. ovata contains the following coding sequences:
- a CDS encoding VanZ family protein: MRTARSIDFFAWLPVAALCAAIFLQSCFASPDIGPSFPLKDKALHAAVYALLAGLVFRACRLTWPAWRAPIQILVVSVAFATLFGAGDELHQAFVATRQADALDLLADLVGSLVGGGIYLTIFRRPPKATARPSTP; encoded by the coding sequence ATGAGAACTGCCCGATCAATCGATTTTTTTGCCTGGTTGCCGGTGGCGGCCCTGTGTGCGGCGATTTTTCTTCAGTCCTGTTTCGCATCCCCGGATATCGGTCCCTCGTTTCCGCTGAAAGACAAGGCGCTGCACGCAGCCGTGTATGCCCTGCTGGCCGGACTCGTTTTCCGGGCCTGCCGGCTGACCTGGCCGGCCTGGCGCGCCCCGATCCAGATCCTGGTGGTGAGCGTTGCCTTTGCAACCCTGTTCGGCGCCGGCGATGAACTGCACCAGGCGTTTGTGGCCACCCGGCAGGCCGATGCATTGGATCTGCTGGCGGATCTGGTGGGCAGCCTCGTGGGCGGCGGCATCTACCTGACGATTTTCCGGCGACCGCCCAAAGCGACAGCCAGGCCGTCCACCCCTTGA
- a CDS encoding rhomboid family intramembrane serine protease — MTISPMDGMPSPEVMRENDLPAGLKNNQHRKDPIIMFAQGQRQPIGFGISLTPTGKAMLIAYAAVYVLELLAEHWMGIPLYQWLALSPPGSGYFQFWQLVTHPLVHDPSAPIGFLIDCLVFYFFAGTIELSLGTAGFLRLYLMAAVGAAIGGLAFSVLFGVGIPYAGMMPSLLGLIVVFGLLQPETTILLMFVLPVKAKYISYGTVVVTALTFLARTNPHGAYHLGGIGLAWLTFRSPSQWLNMNWWRWKYFEYKQKQHRAKFTVIKGKKNDDDDRPTIH, encoded by the coding sequence TTGACTATTTCGCCCATGGATGGGATGCCGTCACCGGAAGTGATGCGTGAAAATGATTTGCCGGCCGGCCTGAAAAACAACCAACACCGGAAAGACCCCATCATCATGTTTGCACAAGGACAGCGTCAACCCATTGGATTCGGTATCTCCCTGACACCGACCGGCAAAGCCATGCTTATCGCCTACGCGGCGGTGTACGTTCTGGAACTGCTTGCCGAACACTGGATGGGGATTCCCCTCTATCAGTGGCTGGCCCTGAGCCCGCCCGGAAGCGGGTATTTTCAATTCTGGCAGCTGGTCACCCATCCTCTGGTCCATGATCCGAGTGCACCCATCGGTTTTCTGATCGACTGCCTGGTCTTCTATTTTTTTGCCGGCACCATTGAATTGTCGCTGGGCACCGCCGGATTTTTGCGGCTTTACCTGATGGCTGCCGTGGGTGCGGCCATTGGCGGACTGGCCTTCAGCGTTTTGTTCGGCGTGGGCATCCCTTACGCCGGAATGATGCCCAGCCTGCTGGGCCTGATTGTCGTTTTCGGCCTGCTGCAGCCCGAAACTACCATTCTGCTGATGTTCGTGCTGCCCGTCAAAGCCAAATACATCAGTTACGGCACTGTCGTTGTCACCGCCCTGACCTTCCTGGCCCGCACCAATCCCCATGGTGCCTATCACCTGGGCGGCATCGGCCTGGCCTGGCTCACCTTCCGGTCCCCCTCCCAATGGCTGAACATGAACTGGTGGCGCTGGAAATATTTCGAATACAAACAGAAACAGCACCGTGCCAAGTTCACCGTCATCAAGGGGAAGAAAAATGATGATGACGACCGGCCGACCATTCACTGA
- a CDS encoding acyl CoA:acetate/3-ketoacid CoA transferase produces MVDPIAAMKMKKGKIVSAQEAIELIRDDDTIVTAGFVGAGFAEELAIALKERFLKTGRPRNLTLTYPAGQGDGKTKGLNHLAIEGLVGRIICGHTGLTPGLGKLVNDNKILAYNVPMGAVTQLYRDIAAGKPGNLTHVGLGTFLDPRIDGGKLNDLTKSEGEDLITLMQVDGKDYLLYKSFPIHVAFLRGTTADPDGNITMEKESMVLDALSMAQAARNSGGVVIVQVERLADLKTLNAREVIIPGILVDCVVVAKPENHWQTFGEPYSTAFSCEHRVPMQAVPPLELNGRKVVARRAAFELKPNSIVNLGIGMPEGVSRVANEERILEYCTLTAESGIIGGLPMGGLDFGAGINVDALITENYQFDFYDGGGLDIAFLGMAETDAEGNVNVSRFGPRFTGPGGFIDISQNAKTVCFMGMFTAGGLELSVEDDRLRILQEGRQKKFVAQVEQKTFSGLYAAQSRQRVLYITERCVFSLCEEGLELIEIAPGIDLETQVLALMDFKPVMRRPPKLMDVRIFRFGRMGIKEDLLTIPLEERFIYQEADNIFFINLENYYIKTSEEIQQMRALVDDSLALLDKKVHTIANYDNFNVSPHLVDEYVEMVKYAAGFYESVTRYTTSTFLRMKLGDEMERRGVAPHIYESREEARSALACG; encoded by the coding sequence ATGGTCGACCCCATTGCGGCCATGAAGATGAAGAAAGGCAAAATCGTCAGCGCCCAGGAGGCCATCGAACTGATCCGTGACGACGACACGATCGTGACGGCCGGGTTCGTCGGGGCCGGCTTTGCGGAGGAACTGGCCATTGCGCTCAAGGAGCGATTCCTGAAAACCGGCAGGCCCCGCAACCTGACCCTAACCTATCCGGCGGGTCAGGGGGACGGAAAAACGAAAGGCCTGAACCATCTGGCCATTGAAGGCCTGGTGGGTAGAATCATCTGCGGGCATACGGGACTGACACCGGGCTTGGGAAAACTGGTCAACGATAACAAGATCCTCGCCTACAACGTTCCCATGGGCGCCGTGACCCAGCTTTATCGCGACATCGCCGCCGGCAAACCGGGAAATCTGACCCATGTGGGACTCGGCACGTTTCTCGATCCGCGCATCGACGGAGGCAAGCTCAATGACCTGACCAAATCCGAAGGAGAAGACCTCATCACGCTAATGCAGGTAGACGGGAAAGATTATCTGCTTTACAAATCATTCCCCATCCATGTGGCCTTCCTGCGTGGCACGACGGCGGATCCGGACGGCAATATCACCATGGAGAAAGAGAGCATGGTTCTCGATGCCCTGAGCATGGCCCAGGCCGCCAGGAACTCCGGCGGTGTGGTGATCGTTCAGGTCGAACGGCTGGCCGACCTGAAAACACTCAATGCCCGCGAGGTGATCATTCCCGGCATTCTGGTTGACTGTGTCGTCGTGGCCAAGCCCGAAAATCATTGGCAGACCTTTGGCGAGCCATACAGCACGGCATTCAGCTGCGAACACCGGGTGCCTATGCAGGCGGTGCCCCCCCTGGAATTGAACGGCCGCAAGGTTGTCGCCAGACGCGCGGCATTCGAACTGAAACCGAACAGCATTGTCAATCTCGGCATCGGCATGCCCGAAGGGGTGTCCCGGGTGGCAAACGAAGAGCGTATCCTGGAGTATTGCACCCTGACGGCAGAATCGGGGATCATCGGCGGGCTTCCCATGGGGGGATTGGATTTCGGGGCCGGCATCAACGTCGACGCCTTGATCACGGAGAACTATCAGTTTGACTTCTACGACGGCGGCGGGCTCGACATCGCCTTTCTGGGCATGGCCGAGACGGATGCGGAAGGCAACGTGAACGTGAGCCGATTCGGGCCCCGTTTTACCGGTCCGGGCGGATTCATCGACATCAGCCAGAATGCCAAGACGGTCTGTTTCATGGGGATGTTTACCGCCGGCGGCCTCGAGCTTTCCGTGGAAGACGATCGACTCAGAATTCTTCAGGAAGGCCGCCAGAAAAAGTTCGTCGCGCAGGTGGAACAGAAAACCTTCAGCGGGCTGTATGCGGCCCAAAGCCGGCAGCGGGTGCTGTACATCACCGAGCGTTGCGTTTTCTCCCTGTGCGAGGAAGGCCTGGAACTCATCGAAATCGCCCCGGGGATAGACCTGGAAACCCAGGTCCTGGCGCTCATGGATTTCAAACCCGTCATGCGACGACCGCCCAAGCTCATGGACGTGCGGATCTTCCGTTTCGGCCGCATGGGCATCAAGGAAGACCTGTTGACCATTCCCCTTGAGGAACGCTTCATCTACCAAGAGGCTGATAACATCTTTTTCATCAACCTCGAGAACTACTATATCAAAACCAGTGAAGAGATTCAGCAGATGAGGGCGCTTGTGGACGATTCACTGGCGCTGCTGGACAAAAAGGTCCACACCATCGCTAACTACGACAATTTCAATGTCTCTCCGCACCTGGTGGATGAATATGTGGAAATGGTCAAATACGCGGCGGGATTTTATGAGAGTGTCACCCGCTACACCACCAGCACCTTTCTGAGGATGAAGCTCGGCGATGAAATGGAGCGGCGGGGGGTCGCCCCGCACATCTATGAAAGCCGGGAAGAAGCCCGCAGTGCGTTGGCCTGCGGATGA
- a CDS encoding sigma-54 interaction domain-containing protein, which yields MAKPRPGDLQYLQEQLELFGLIFDSIHNGAIVTDTKGIVTHLNKPYADFLGVSVADCIGKHCTDLVESSRMHIVARTGRPEINHMQMIRGQNIVVYRFPIKKEGRVIAAFGLVMFQDVGEMVKLAKRMYDLESQLKRYKKGLVTLRSTHYTLDSIIGNSRTIAELKQDALMAATNDYPVLIVGESGTGKELFAQGIHHASLRAIHPFVRINCAAIPKDLLEAELFGYDRGAFTGARSAGKPGKFELAHHGSIFLDEIGDLPLDMQPKLLRVLEEKVFERVGGNTVMQSDFRIIAATNQNLERRIREGGFRRDLYYRLNVISLSIPPLRARTEDIVPIARHLLRRSSQQTGNSEIGISPAAVDALLSHSWPGNVRELSNVLDRALATMGGETVEPGDLPVGLRPKAAMPADAGTAPIHQIQADAEKAAIVAALKKSGNNKVKAAALLGIHRTLLYKKMKKHAIALDGRE from the coding sequence ATGGCAAAACCGCGACCCGGTGACCTTCAATATCTCCAGGAGCAACTGGAACTGTTTGGGCTGATATTCGACAGCATTCACAACGGGGCCATTGTAACCGATACCAAAGGCATCGTCACCCATTTGAACAAACCGTATGCGGATTTTCTGGGCGTTTCCGTTGCCGACTGTATCGGCAAGCACTGCACCGATCTGGTGGAAAGCAGCCGCATGCATATTGTTGCCCGCACCGGACGGCCTGAAATCAATCACATGCAGATGATCCGTGGACAAAACATTGTGGTCTACCGGTTTCCCATAAAAAAAGAGGGACGCGTGATTGCCGCATTCGGTCTGGTCATGTTTCAGGATGTCGGCGAGATGGTCAAGCTGGCCAAGCGGATGTACGATCTCGAATCCCAGCTCAAACGCTACAAGAAGGGATTGGTCACCCTTCGATCCACCCATTACACCCTGGATAGTATTATCGGCAACAGTCGCACCATCGCCGAACTGAAACAGGATGCCCTGATGGCGGCAACAAACGACTATCCGGTGCTGATCGTCGGGGAGAGTGGAACGGGAAAGGAACTTTTTGCCCAAGGCATCCACCATGCCAGTCTCCGGGCGATTCACCCTTTCGTCCGGATCAATTGTGCCGCCATTCCCAAGGACCTTTTGGAGGCCGAGCTGTTCGGTTATGATCGCGGTGCTTTCACCGGTGCCCGATCGGCAGGCAAACCGGGAAAGTTCGAACTGGCCCACCATGGGTCGATTTTTTTGGACGAAATCGGCGACCTGCCCCTTGACATGCAGCCCAAATTGTTGCGCGTGCTCGAGGAAAAGGTCTTTGAACGGGTCGGTGGAAACACCGTGATGCAATCCGATTTCAGGATTATTGCCGCCACCAACCAGAACCTGGAGCGACGGATCAGGGAAGGCGGCTTCCGCCGGGATCTTTATTACCGGCTGAATGTCATCTCATTGAGCATCCCACCGCTGAGGGCACGGACGGAGGATATCGTGCCCATCGCCCGGCACCTGCTGCGGCGTTCATCGCAGCAGACCGGTAACTCTGAAATCGGAATCAGCCCGGCGGCGGTTGATGCCCTGCTCAGCCATTCGTGGCCGGGCAATGTCCGCGAGCTTTCCAATGTTCTCGACCGTGCCCTGGCCACCATGGGTGGGGAAACCGTCGAACCGGGAGATCTGCCCGTTGGGCTCAGGCCAAAAGCGGCCATGCCCGCCGATGCGGGCACGGCCCCGATCCACCAGATTCAAGCCGATGCGGAGAAAGCGGCCATTGTCGCCGCCCTGAAAAAATCCGGGAACAACAAAGTCAAGGCCGCGGCCCTGCTGGGCATTCACCGCACCCTGCTCTATAAAAAAATGAAAAAGCATGCCATCGCCCTGGACGGCAGGGAGTAA
- the fdhF gene encoding formate dehydrogenase subunit alpha, translating to MEPKNLMVINGNELPFETGETILDVARRGNIDIPTLCHLKGTTPTGACRICVVEVEGASTLLPACSTPASANMVVRTESPEVVAARREILRLMLSSGNHNCAVRGRDDGDFTQFQLGVERADGSDALCPVWGDCRLQDLAYRYQVTGEGFEGTPEKYPMETVNPFIVRDFSRCILCGRCVQACNEVQVNNAISFGYRGAATKIIAAGDRPLKDSDCVFCGECVQACPVGALVEKDVRYQVRPWEVEKVRTTCSYCGVGCQLYLHVKDNRVVKVTGVDEAPNHGSLCVKGRFGYNFIGSPERLTDPLIKENGEFRKASWDEALDLVAERLGTIRDTHGSDSLGVLTSARVTNEENYIAHKFTRAVLKTNNIDHCARLUHSSTVAGLAAAFGSGAMTNTIGDIEEADVILIVGSNTTENHPVISTFVKRAVTRRGAKLIVVDPRRIKMTEFAEQWIRPNLGTDVAWINGMMHVIIKEDLHDKAFVEQRTENFEAMKAVVEKYTPEYVETIAGIPAEQLITAARLYAGAPAGSILYCMGITQHTTGTDNVKSLANLAMLCGNMGIRGGGVNPLRGQNNVQGACDLGGLPNVLTGYQTVDNLDAIGKIERAWNVTGLPTTPGLKVTDMVPMAGTGEIKALYIIGENPLVSDPDLNHAEHCFEHLDFLVVQDIFLTETAKMADVVLPSKCFAEKDGTFSNTERRVQRVRQAVNPPGLAKDDWKITCEIATRMGYAMSYKDSETIFNELASLTPSYAGISYPRIEQVGIHWPCPTPEHPGTPILHGAQFTRGKGLFHDLEWKAPAEVADDDYPLYLTTGRVIYHYHTGTMTMKTDGLNERAPESFVEITQSDAVGMGIADGDRATITSRRGQIKVRVHVSPKAVEGTVFIPFHFAEAAANKLTNAALDPVCGIPEFKVCAVKVSKAA from the coding sequence ATGGAACCAAAGAACCTGATGGTGATCAACGGCAACGAACTTCCCTTTGAAACAGGGGAGACCATTCTTGATGTGGCCCGACGCGGGAACATCGATATCCCCACCTTGTGCCATCTCAAAGGAACCACGCCGACCGGGGCATGCCGGATCTGTGTGGTGGAGGTGGAGGGTGCCAGCACCCTGTTGCCGGCCTGTTCCACACCGGCGTCCGCCAACATGGTGGTGCGCACCGAGTCCCCGGAGGTGGTGGCCGCGCGCAGAGAAATCCTGCGCCTGATGCTATCTTCGGGCAATCACAACTGCGCCGTTCGTGGCCGGGATGACGGGGATTTCACCCAGTTTCAGCTGGGGGTGGAGCGCGCCGACGGAAGCGATGCCCTCTGTCCGGTGTGGGGCGACTGCCGGCTTCAGGATTTGGCTTACCGCTACCAGGTGACCGGCGAGGGGTTTGAAGGCACGCCAGAGAAATATCCCATGGAAACGGTCAACCCCTTCATCGTGCGCGACTTTTCGCGCTGCATTCTCTGCGGCCGCTGTGTTCAGGCCTGCAACGAGGTGCAGGTGAACAATGCGATCAGCTTCGGCTACCGCGGAGCGGCCACCAAAATCATCGCCGCCGGCGACCGGCCCTTGAAAGACTCCGACTGTGTGTTCTGCGGCGAATGCGTGCAGGCGTGTCCGGTGGGCGCACTGGTGGAAAAGGACGTGCGCTACCAGGTACGTCCCTGGGAGGTCGAAAAGGTTCGTACCACTTGCAGTTACTGTGGGGTGGGCTGCCAGCTCTACCTGCACGTCAAGGACAACCGGGTGGTCAAGGTGACCGGCGTGGACGAGGCCCCCAACCACGGCAGCCTGTGCGTCAAGGGACGCTTCGGCTACAATTTCATTGGCAGCCCGGAGCGGCTGACCGACCCGCTGATCAAGGAGAATGGAGAGTTCCGCAAGGCCAGCTGGGATGAAGCCCTGGATCTGGTGGCCGAGCGGCTGGGAACCATTCGCGACACCCACGGCAGCGACAGCCTCGGGGTGCTCACCTCGGCGCGCGTGACCAACGAGGAGAACTACATTGCCCACAAGTTTACCCGGGCGGTGCTGAAAACGAATAACATCGACCATTGCGCCCGGCTCTGACATAGCTCCACAGTGGCCGGGCTGGCCGCAGCGTTTGGAAGTGGCGCAATGACCAACACCATCGGCGATATCGAAGAAGCCGATGTGATCCTCATTGTCGGTTCCAATACTACCGAGAACCATCCGGTGATCTCTACATTTGTGAAACGGGCCGTGACCCGTCGGGGGGCCAAGCTTATTGTGGTGGATCCGCGGCGGATCAAGATGACCGAGTTTGCCGAGCAGTGGATTCGGCCCAACCTGGGTACGGATGTCGCCTGGATCAACGGCATGATGCACGTGATCATCAAAGAAGATCTTCACGACAAGGCCTTTGTCGAGCAGCGTACCGAGAATTTCGAGGCCATGAAGGCCGTTGTTGAGAAATACACGCCGGAATATGTCGAAACGATTGCCGGTATCCCGGCCGAGCAGTTGATCACCGCAGCAAGGCTTTATGCAGGGGCGCCGGCCGGCAGCATCCTTTACTGCATGGGCATCACCCAGCACACCACGGGAACGGACAATGTCAAATCCCTGGCCAACCTGGCCATGCTGTGCGGCAACATGGGCATTCGCGGCGGCGGGGTCAACCCGTTGCGCGGGCAGAACAATGTTCAGGGCGCCTGCGACTTGGGCGGGCTGCCCAATGTGCTCACCGGCTATCAGACGGTGGACAATCTCGACGCCATCGGGAAGATAGAGCGGGCCTGGAACGTGACCGGCTTGCCCACCACGCCCGGGCTCAAGGTCACGGACATGGTGCCGATGGCCGGCACCGGCGAAATCAAGGCCCTGTATATCATCGGAGAGAATCCGCTGGTCTCCGATCCCGACCTGAACCACGCCGAACACTGTTTCGAGCATCTCGATTTCCTGGTGGTGCAGGATATCTTTCTCACCGAAACCGCGAAGATGGCCGATGTGGTGCTGCCCTCCAAATGTTTTGCCGAAAAAGACGGCACCTTTTCCAATACCGAGCGGCGGGTGCAGCGGGTTCGCCAGGCAGTCAACCCGCCGGGTTTGGCCAAGGACGACTGGAAGATCACCTGCGAGATTGCCACCCGCATGGGGTACGCCATGTCCTATAAGGACAGCGAGACCATTTTCAACGAACTGGCCAGTCTGACCCCCTCCTACGCGGGGATCAGCTATCCCCGCATCGAACAGGTGGGCATCCATTGGCCCTGTCCGACTCCTGAACATCCGGGGACGCCGATTCTGCATGGTGCCCAATTCACCCGGGGTAAGGGCCTGTTTCACGATCTCGAATGGAAGGCTCCGGCAGAGGTGGCCGATGACGACTATCCACTCTATCTGACCACCGGCCGGGTGATCTACCATTACCATACCGGCACCATGACCATGAAGACTGATGGGCTCAACGAACGGGCACCGGAATCCTTTGTGGAGATCACCCAAAGTGATGCGGTGGGCATGGGGATTGCGGATGGTGATCGGGCGACCATTACTTCACGGCGCGGGCAGATCAAGGTCCGGGTGCATGTTTCACCCAAGGCCGTGGAAGGCACTGTTTTCATTCCCTTCCACTTTGCAGAAGCTGCGGCCAACAAACTGACCAACGCGGCCTTGGATCCCGTCTGCGGAATCCCGGAGTTCAAGGTGTGTGCGGTGAAGGTCTCCAAGGCCGCATAA
- a CDS encoding (Fe-S)-binding protein, with amino-acid sequence MADEAIKLGGKKRSVFIDKVKEILPEGGNLNLCLTCGACSSGCPATGLEGMDPRKFLRMAALGMDEAVLSTKWIWMCSMCQRCIYVCPMKIDIPQLVFNARAQWPRDQRPKGILGSCDVALRNDTCSAMGATEEDFQFVVEDVLEEYQEAQPEFAEMQAPVNKQGAEFFLNQNSREPVTEPDEMVPLWKILHLVGADWTYGTKGWAAENYCMFLGDDESWKHIVEVKKKAVEDLGCKVWLNTEUGHELFAVRAGLKKFNLEPNFEVKSIIQYYAQWIREGKLKVSSDWNKDLKIKFTVQDPCQLVRKSFGDPVAEDLRFVVKSVVGEENFVDMYPNRSNNFCCGGGGGFLQSGYPDERRAYGKLKADQILATKAAYAITPCHNCHAQVHDLSDQLGHPWQTVHLWTLICLSLGILGPNEREYLGDDLKEVNVFHPESSNF; translated from the coding sequence ATGGCTGATGAAGCGATCAAGCTCGGCGGCAAGAAACGATCCGTTTTCATCGACAAGGTAAAGGAGATCCTCCCCGAGGGGGGAAACCTGAACTTGTGCCTGACCTGCGGCGCCTGCTCATCAGGCTGTCCGGCAACGGGTCTGGAGGGAATGGATCCCCGGAAATTTTTACGCATGGCGGCTCTGGGCATGGACGAAGCAGTCCTGAGCACCAAATGGATCTGGATGTGCAGCATGTGCCAGCGCTGCATTTATGTCTGCCCCATGAAAATCGACATCCCGCAACTGGTTTTCAATGCACGGGCCCAGTGGCCCCGTGACCAGCGGCCCAAGGGGATCCTCGGGTCCTGCGACGTGGCCCTGCGCAATGACACCTGCAGCGCCATGGGTGCTACGGAAGAAGATTTCCAGTTCGTCGTCGAGGATGTTCTCGAAGAGTACCAGGAAGCCCAACCCGAGTTCGCTGAGATGCAGGCGCCGGTCAACAAACAGGGTGCCGAATTCTTCCTCAATCAGAATTCGCGCGAACCGGTTACCGAGCCGGACGAGATGGTGCCCCTGTGGAAGATCCTGCACCTCGTCGGTGCCGACTGGACCTATGGCACCAAAGGGTGGGCGGCAGAGAACTACTGCATGTTCCTGGGTGACGACGAAAGCTGGAAGCACATCGTCGAAGTGAAAAAAAAGGCGGTAGAGGACCTGGGCTGCAAGGTCTGGCTCAATACGGAGTGAGGGCACGAACTCTTTGCAGTCCGGGCCGGACTGAAAAAATTCAACCTCGAACCCAACTTCGAAGTCAAAAGCATCATTCAATACTACGCCCAGTGGATCCGCGAGGGCAAACTGAAGGTCAGTTCCGACTGGAACAAGGATCTTAAGATCAAGTTCACCGTCCAGGATCCCTGCCAGCTGGTGCGCAAGAGCTTCGGCGACCCCGTGGCCGAAGATCTGCGTTTCGTGGTCAAATCCGTGGTCGGTGAAGAGAATTTCGTCGACATGTATCCCAACCGGTCCAACAACTTCTGCTGCGGTGGAGGCGGCGGTTTCCTGCAGTCCGGCTATCCGGACGAACGACGGGCCTACGGCAAGCTCAAGGCCGATCAGATCCTGGCGACCAAGGCGGCTTACGCCATCACCCCCTGCCACAACTGCCATGCCCAGGTTCATGACCTGAGCGATCAGTTGGGGCACCCTTGGCAGACCGTCCACCTGTGGACCCTGATCTGCCTCTCCCTGGGCATCCTCGGTCCCAACGAACGCGAATACCTGGGAGACGATCTCAAAGAGGTGAATGTGTTCCACCCCGAATCGTCCAATTTCTGA
- a CDS encoding hydrogenase iron-sulfur subunit: protein MTEQTQMETINLSTDVLVVGAGMTGAKAATEIAASGYKVVLIDGGAAAGMGVADVDGEEQAALDALMETVNGSEMIEMLPGTRMDGAAGVPGDFRVWLSGNDDIVEKSVGAIVVASELVSSPMNDAYGLTLSETVLSQSQLEAALKTDPAAFSGKSVAFLMGLAQDGNPLVLERVLKSVLAMENMADTSAYVLAGDLKVAEDGLERLYLECRDKGAMYIKLTGMPQVAQEGAALSITYEDPVLQRNVELAPDIVVVEEAIGADEVNAALADMLKIDVGPMGFLQTDNVHRYPVSTNREGIFVVGGSRRVKKRYGALMDAENAALRVRGLLGDGTISVPVDKAVIDTGKCTFCLTCYRCCPHGAIYWEAENKPVISKVACQGCGICASECPMDAIQIGEFNDAAMIETVSRSAAEKSGDAPTIVAFCCQNSGLEAAKMAESFGMPLPEGLKTVTVPCAGKVDVDYVMRALAEGADGVVIMACHNGNCKSEKGSLYAGWRAANAQNMLEAIGVEKERICFATTASNMGADFSSIVMAMEAQLKAK from the coding sequence ATGACAGAACAAACGCAAATGGAAACCATCAACCTGTCCACCGACGTCCTGGTGGTGGGTGCCGGCATGACCGGCGCGAAAGCCGCCACCGAAATTGCCGCCAGCGGATACAAGGTGGTGCTCATTGACGGGGGCGCTGCCGCCGGTATGGGTGTGGCCGATGTTGACGGTGAAGAGCAGGCGGCTCTGGACGCGCTCATGGAAACCGTCAACGGGTCGGAGATGATCGAAATGCTGCCCGGCACGCGCATGGATGGCGCCGCCGGCGTTCCCGGTGACTTCCGGGTGTGGCTGTCGGGCAATGACGACATTGTCGAAAAATCGGTAGGCGCCATTGTCGTGGCCTCGGAGCTGGTCTCCTCCCCGATGAACGACGCCTATGGTCTGACCCTTTCCGAAACGGTGCTCAGCCAGAGCCAGCTGGAAGCCGCCCTGAAAACGGATCCCGCCGCCTTTTCCGGCAAGTCGGTGGCCTTTCTCATGGGACTGGCCCAGGACGGCAATCCCCTGGTGCTGGAACGGGTGCTGAAAAGCGTTTTGGCCATGGAAAACATGGCCGACACCAGCGCTTACGTTCTGGCCGGCGATCTGAAGGTTGCCGAAGACGGCCTGGAACGACTCTACCTGGAGTGCCGCGACAAGGGCGCCATGTATATCAAACTGACCGGCATGCCGCAGGTGGCCCAGGAAGGCGCCGCCCTCTCGATCACCTATGAGGATCCGGTGCTGCAGCGCAATGTGGAACTGGCTCCGGACATTGTTGTCGTCGAAGAGGCCATCGGTGCCGATGAGGTCAACGCCGCCCTGGCCGACATGCTGAAAATCGATGTGGGCCCCATGGGATTCCTGCAGACCGACAATGTTCACCGCTACCCGGTTTCGACCAATCGCGAAGGCATCTTTGTGGTCGGCGGCAGCCGCCGGGTGAAAAAACGCTACGGCGCCCTGATGGACGCGGAAAACGCCGCCCTGCGGGTGCGTGGCCTTCTGGGCGACGGGACCATCAGCGTACCGGTCGACAAGGCGGTCATCGATACGGGCAAATGCACCTTCTGCCTCACCTGCTACCGCTGCTGCCCCCATGGTGCCATTTACTGGGAAGCGGAAAATAAACCCGTTATCTCCAAAGTGGCCTGCCAGGGCTGCGGGATCTGCGCCTCGGAGTGCCCCATGGACGCCATCCAGATCGGTGAATTCAACGATGCGGCCATGATCGAGACGGTGAGCCGGTCGGCAGCCGAAAAATCCGGCGATGCCCCCACGATCGTGGCCTTCTGCTGCCAGAACAGTGGTCTCGAGGCCGCTAAGATGGCAGAATCCTTCGGCATGCCGCTGCCCGAGGGCCTGAAAACCGTTACCGTACCCTGTGCCGGCAAGGTGGATGTGGATTATGTCATGCGTGCCCTGGCCGAAGGCGCCGACGGCGTGGTGATCATGGCCTGCCATAACGGCAACTGCAAGTCGGAAAAGGGCAGCCTGTACGCCGGCTGGCGTGCTGCCAATGCACAGAACATGCTTGAAGCCATCGGGGTCGAAAAAGAACGCATCTGTTTCGCCACCACGGCATCGAATATGGGGGCTGACTTCTCATCCATCGTGATGGCCATGGAAGCCCAGTTGAAAGCCAAATAA